The Naumovozyma dairenensis CBS 421 chromosome 1, complete genome genomic interval CCTCGAGAAAATTATACGACTAAAAGAGTGTCCAAGACAAATTAGGAATATAAAAACAATGAATCTGGCATCCAGTGAATTCACACACACAGTTGACATTAATTTCTACGGGTTTTTGTGTGTGAACTTATATCTATGTTTAAAGTATTTTTTGACGTAATGAAAAATAGTGTATTTTGGGTTTTCGTGTCGAATggtatataatattttttaatatatattaaggCCTTTGATTGAACTTAATATATTACAAACACTCACTTTTTTTTGTCTCTGTAGGATTTTCGAAAGATATCATACACaaatctttgaagaaaatggttcaattattgaaaactgCCGGTTTATTAGCCGCTTTAACCTCTTTAGCTTCTGCCACCCAAACTTTGGCTGCCGACGATGAAACTGTCAACATGATTGAATTAGCCGTCTATGTTAACGATATCCACAGTAACATGGCTGCTTATCTTTCCATGCAAATGGCAAACCCAGAAATGGCTTACCCAGCTGTCATTGAAAGTGCTGTCTTGAAAATTTTACTTAAAACTGATCCAGACAATAAATTTACAACTTTATTGACTGGTATCGATCCTGAAGAAATTACCTCTATGATTACAGGTGTCCCATGGTACTCCAGCAGATTAGCACCAGCTATTTCTGCCTCCCTAGCTGCTAGAGATATTGTTATTTCAACCCCAGCTGCTTCCTCATCCGCTGCCCCAACAACTTCATCTACTGTCGCCTCTTCCAAGGCCACTTCTTCAGCTGTCAAGTCATCTGCCGCTGTATCTTCAGTTGCTTCCTCTGCTGCTGCCTCATCTGCTGTCGAATCCTCAGTTGCTGTCTCTTCAGTTGCTTCCTCTGCTGTTGCCTCATCTGCTGTCGAATCCTCAGTTGCTGCCTCCTCTGCTGTCGAATCTTCAGTTGCTGCATCATCTGTTATTGAATCTTCAGTTGCTGCCTCCTCTGCTATCGAATCCTCAGTTGCTGCCTCCTCTGCTATCGAATCCTCAGTTGCTGCCTCCTCTGCTATCGAATCCTCAGCCGTTGCCTCCTCTGCTGTCGAATCCTCTGCTGTTGCTTCATCTGCTGTCGAATCTTCAGTTGCTGCATCATCTGTTATTGAATCTTCAGTTGCTCCTTCCGC includes:
- the NDAI0A08910 gene encoding SRP1/TIP1 family protein — encoded protein: MVQLLKTAGLLAALTSLASATQTLAADDETVNMIELAVYVNDIHSNMAAYLSMQMANPEMAYPAVIESAVLKILLKTDPDNKFTTLLTGIDPEEITSMITGVPWYSSRLAPAISASLAARDIVISTPAASSSAAPTTSSTVASSKATSSAVKSSAAVSSVASSAAASSAVESSVAVSSVASSAVASSAVESSVAASSAVESSVAASSVIESSVAASSAIESSVAASSAIESSVAASSAIESSAVASSAVESSAVASSAVESSVAASSVIESSVAPSAIPSANISSVIKSSVAPSSVVASSIFANSTSTTHKVSTAIVTDTNIFTNTATVTNCSTTEGVYKNTTATETALTTTKQTVTVCDEVCKSKSSASAAKATETTLTTTKQTVTVCDEVCKSKSSASAAKATETAYTTKQKTVTCTEEVCESESSAAKKTSTKNPSSAAVITASTVKVSQVTTKASVSSPVISQQTENAAAKKFAGLGAGIIGAGMLLL